In Excalfactoria chinensis isolate bCotChi1 chromosome 5, bCotChi1.hap2, whole genome shotgun sequence, a single genomic region encodes these proteins:
- the SLC39A9 gene encoding zinc transporter ZIP9, whose amino-acid sequence MDDFRSICLLSLAMLVACYVAGIIPLAVNFSEERLKLVTVLGAGLLCGTALAVIVPEGVHALYEDILEGKHHPASEMQHVMESEKVAEIAVVHEYGHDHSRLHAYIGVSLVLGFVFMLLVDQIGSSHVHSTDDPEAARSGNSKITTTLGLVVHAAADGVALGAAASTSQTSVQLIVFVAIMLHKAPAAFGLVSFLMHAGLERNRIRKHLLVFALAAPVMSMVTYLGLSKSSKEALSEVNATGVAMLFSAGTFLYVATVHVLPEVGGIAHSHRPESTGGKGLSRLEVAALVLGCLIPLVLSIGHHH is encoded by the exons ATGGATGACTTCCGCTCCATCTGCCTACTGTCCCTGGCCATGCTGGTCGCCTGCTACGTGGCGGGGATTATTCCCCTGGCCGTGAACTTCTCGGAG GAGAGATTAAAGTTGGTGACTGTTCTGGGTGCCGGGCTGCTGTGCGGAACTGCCTTGGCTGTCATTGTGCCGGAAGGAGTACATGCACTTTATGAAGACATTTTGGAGG GGAAGCATCACCCAGCAAGTGAGATGCAGCATGTGATGGAGTCTGAGAAGGTCGCCGAAATCGCTGTTGTACATGAGTATGGCCATGACCATTCCAGGTTGCACGCATACATCGGTGTTTCGCTTGTCCTTGGCTTTGTCTTCATGCTTCTGGTTGACCAGATAGGCAGCTCTCATGTACACTCTACAGATG ATCCAGAAGCTGCTAGATCAGGCAATTCCAAAATCACCACAACGCTGGGATTAGTGGTCCATGCTGCAG CTGATGGTGTTGCATTGGGTGCAGCAGCTTCTACTTCTCAGACTAGTGTCCAGTTGATTGTGTTTGTTGCAATTATGCTGCACAAG gcACCAGCTGCCTTTGGCCTGGTTTCCTTCCTGATGCATGCTGGGCTGGAACGGAATCGAATTAGAAAACACTTGCTGGTCTTTGCATTGGCAGCACCTGTTATGTCCATGGTGACATACTTAGGGCTAAGCAAG agcagcaaagaagCCCTTTCAGAAGTCAATGCCACCGGAGTTGCTATGCTTTTTTCTGCTGGGACCTTTCTTTACGTTGCCACAGTTCATGTCCTCCCAGAAGTAGGAGGAATCGCGCATAGCCACAGACCTGAATCAACTGGAGGAAAAGGACTCAGCCGTCTGGAGGTGGCAGCCCTGGTTTTAGGATGCCTTATTCCTCTAGTTTTGTCCATTGGACACCATCACTAA